In a single window of the Streptococcus ilei genome:
- the trpA gene encoding tryptophan synthase subunit alpha — MTKTLTEHLQAIKDGKTGIFVPYIMAGDHEQGLDGLFDTIQLLEESGASAIEVGIPWSDPVADGPVIEMAGQRSLAKGVTLTAIVKKLQEQETKIPLVIMTYINPVYQYGIEAFIKELASTSVKGLIIPDLPNEHADMIAPYLKESDVALVPLVSLTTGIERQKTLIQEAEGFIYAVAINGVTGKMGNYRDDLDQHLATLRDLATIPVLTGFGVSTKEDIDRFNQVSDGVIVGSKIVRDLHEGKTSDVKDFVDYGSHFNKC, encoded by the coding sequence ATGACAAAAACACTAACAGAGCATTTACAAGCCATCAAAGACGGTAAGACTGGGATTTTCGTCCCTTACATTATGGCGGGGGATCACGAGCAAGGACTGGATGGCCTATTTGATACCATCCAGCTCTTGGAAGAAAGTGGAGCATCGGCTATTGAAGTGGGTATTCCTTGGTCTGATCCTGTAGCAGATGGGCCGGTCATCGAAATGGCTGGGCAACGCAGTTTAGCCAAGGGCGTGACCTTAACAGCTATTGTAAAAAAACTCCAAGAGCAAGAGACCAAGATTCCTCTCGTCATCATGACCTATATCAATCCGGTCTACCAATATGGGATAGAAGCCTTTATAAAAGAGTTAGCCTCTACTTCAGTCAAAGGTTTGATCATTCCGGATCTGCCAAACGAACATGCGGATATGATAGCCCCTTACTTGAAAGAGAGTGACGTTGCCCTCGTTCCCTTGGTCAGCTTGACCACTGGTATCGAACGCCAGAAGACTTTGATCCAAGAAGCAGAAGGCTTTATCTATGCGGTAGCCATTAATGGGGTAACTGGGAAAATGGGCAACTACCGGGATGACTTGGATCAGCACTTGGCGACCTTGAGAGACTTGGCCACTATTCCAGTACTGACAGGTTTTGGAGTCTCCACTAAGGAAGATATCGACCGCTTTAATCAGGTATCTGATGGTGTCATCGTCGGATCGAAAATTGTTCGGGACCTTCATGAGGGCAAAACCAGCGATGTCAAGGACTTTGTAGACTATGGTTCCCACTTTAATAAATGCTAA
- the trpB gene encoding tryptophan synthase subunit beta, which produces MNYQLPDEKGFYGKFGGQFVPETLMTAVIELDKAYREAKADPSFQAELDDLLKNYVGRETPLYHAKSLSKHIGGAQIYLKREDLNHTGAHKINNALGQVLLAKRMGKKKIIAETGAGQHGVATATAAALFEMECTIYMGEEDVKRQALNVFRMELLGAKVHSVTDGSRVLKDAVNAALRAWVAGIDDTHYIMGSALGPAPFPEIVRDFQSVIGKEAKRQFAEVSGGKLPDAVLACIGGGSNAIGMFYPFVEDESVAMYGAEASGLGLDTDKHAATFAKGRPGILHGALMEVLQDAHGQIMEAFSISAGLDYPGVGPEHCYFNEIGRATYDAITDEEALEGFQLLSRLEGIIPALESSHAIALAQKVAAEMTPDQTLIICLSGRGDKDVMQVKERFEAEGK; this is translated from the coding sequence ATGAACTATCAACTACCGGATGAAAAAGGATTTTATGGAAAATTTGGAGGACAGTTTGTTCCAGAAACCCTGATGACAGCCGTGATTGAACTCGATAAGGCTTATAGAGAAGCCAAAGCAGATCCAAGCTTTCAAGCAGAATTGGATGACTTGCTCAAGAATTATGTGGGACGGGAGACTCCACTTTACCATGCCAAAAGTCTTTCCAAGCACATCGGTGGAGCACAAATCTATCTGAAAAGGGAAGACCTCAACCACACAGGGGCTCACAAGATTAACAATGCCCTTGGTCAGGTCTTGCTGGCTAAACGGATGGGCAAGAAGAAAATCATCGCAGAGACAGGGGCTGGTCAACACGGGGTAGCGACTGCGACGGCTGCGGCTCTCTTCGAGATGGAGTGTACCATCTACATGGGGGAGGAAGATGTCAAACGCCAAGCCCTCAATGTCTTTCGGATGGAGCTCTTGGGAGCAAAAGTTCATAGTGTAACAGACGGATCGCGCGTGCTGAAAGATGCGGTCAATGCGGCCCTTCGTGCATGGGTAGCTGGGATTGATGATACCCATTACATCATGGGATCTGCCCTCGGACCAGCTCCCTTCCCAGAGATTGTTCGAGATTTTCAATCTGTTATTGGTAAGGAAGCGAAACGTCAGTTTGCAGAGGTCTCAGGTGGAAAGCTTCCTGACGCGGTCCTAGCTTGTATCGGTGGAGGTTCCAATGCCATTGGCATGTTCTATCCCTTCGTAGAAGATGAATCTGTAGCGATGTACGGAGCAGAAGCATCCGGTCTTGGTTTAGATACGGACAAACACGCAGCTACCTTTGCCAAAGGTCGTCCAGGAATCCTTCATGGAGCCTTGATGGAAGTGCTCCAGGATGCCCATGGACAGATCATGGAAGCTTTCTCCATCTCTGCTGGTTTGGATTATCCTGGTGTGGGTCCAGAGCATTGCTATTTCAATGAAATTGGCCGGGCAACCTATGATGCGATCACGGATGAAGAAGCTCTAGAAGGATTTCAGTTGCTTTCACGTTTGGAAGGGATTATCCCAGCCTTGGAGTCCAGTCATGCTATCGCTCTAGCGCAAAAAGTCGCAGCAGAAATGACTCCAGACCAAACGCTGATCATCTGCCTATCTGGTCGTGGAGACAAGGATGTCATGCAGGTCAAAGAACGGTTTGAAGCAGAAGGGAAGTAG
- a CDS encoding phosphoribosylanthranilate isomerase, translated as MTKVKICGLSTVEAVETAVLAGADYIGFVFAASKRQVSLEQAQELAKRVTGKTKIVGVFVSPSLEDLEQAISRVPLDMVQIHGAFDEALMPMISVPVIRAIQLSDQEAQVSSQADYLLFDAPVAGSGQTFDWGLLKDQKIQQDFFIAGGLTEDNVRQARETFQPYAVDVSSGVETDGRKDIEKIKAFIEGAKA; from the coding sequence TTGACAAAGGTTAAAATATGTGGCCTGTCTACAGTGGAAGCAGTGGAGACAGCTGTCCTAGCAGGCGCAGACTATATCGGTTTTGTGTTCGCTGCGAGCAAACGACAAGTCAGTCTGGAGCAAGCCCAGGAATTGGCAAAACGGGTGACTGGCAAGACCAAAATTGTCGGAGTCTTTGTCTCACCGAGTCTAGAGGACTTGGAGCAAGCGATTAGTCGGGTTCCCTTAGACATGGTTCAGATTCATGGGGCTTTTGATGAAGCGCTGATGCCAATGATTTCAGTTCCCGTCATTCGAGCGATCCAGCTCAGTGATCAGGAAGCCCAAGTAAGCAGCCAGGCAGATTATCTGCTCTTTGATGCACCAGTAGCTGGGAGTGGTCAAACCTTTGATTGGGGCTTGCTGAAAGATCAGAAGATCCAGCAGGACTTCTTTATAGCAGGGGGCTTGACAGAGGACAATGTCCGCCAAGCTAGAGAGACCTTTCAGCCATATGCAGTAGATGTATCCTCGGGGGTCGAAACGGACGGTCGCAAAGATATAGAAAAGATAAAAGCATTTATAGAAGGAGCGAAAGCATGA
- the trpC gene encoding indole-3-glycerol phosphate synthase TrpC: MSKAFLPTILEQKEKEVAQMVMEDLQPLRQTYRLYDFLKSDQEHLQIIAEVKKASPSMGDINLEVDIVAQAKTYEENGAAMISVLTDQVFFKGNLDYLREISCQVTIPTLAKDFIIDEKQIVRSRNAGATVILLIVAALPEARLKELYDFATELGLEVLVETHNLPELEIAHRIGADIIGVNNRNLVTFETDLNTSLELSTHFKDRPVYISESAIFNGADAVLVAPYFNGILVGTALMTAGDVAEKVKELQIDKG, translated from the coding sequence ATGAGTAAAGCCTTTCTACCTACAATCTTAGAACAAAAAGAAAAAGAGGTGGCTCAAATGGTCATGGAAGATCTACAACCTCTTCGTCAGACCTACCGTCTCTATGATTTTCTCAAGAGTGATCAAGAGCACTTACAGATCATCGCCGAGGTGAAGAAAGCCAGTCCTAGTATGGGGGATATCAATCTGGAAGTGGATATTGTCGCCCAAGCTAAGACCTATGAAGAAAATGGGGCAGCCATGATCTCGGTCTTGACTGACCAAGTCTTCTTTAAGGGAAATCTAGACTACCTTCGTGAGATTTCTTGCCAGGTGACGATTCCAACCTTGGCCAAAGATTTTATCATTGATGAGAAACAAATTGTCCGCTCTCGCAATGCGGGAGCTACAGTCATTCTCTTGATAGTCGCAGCCCTACCAGAAGCCCGGCTCAAAGAACTCTATGACTTTGCAACGGAGCTTGGTCTGGAGGTTCTTGTAGAAACCCATAACTTACCTGAGCTCGAAATAGCCCATCGGATTGGGGCTGACATCATCGGGGTCAACAACCGGAACCTCGTCACCTTTGAAACGGATCTGAATACCAGTCTTGAATTGTCTACGCATTTCAAAGACCGGCCCGTTTATATATCTGAGTCCGCTATTTTTAATGGAGCAGATGCAGTCCTAGTCGCTCCCTACTTCAATGGAATTTTAGTAGGGACTGCTCTCATGACAGCAGGGGATGTAGCAGAAAAGGTCAAGGAGTTACAAATTGACAAAGGTTAA